The genomic interval GCGGTGCGAGGGCTGGCGGTGCGCGTGGATCGCGATCGCCTTCTTGTAGGCGTCGATGGCGTCCTCGTGCTCGCCGAGGTGCCGCTTGGCCTCGCCGAGGTGGAAGAACGCGGGCTCCATGCGCGCGTCGCGCTCGACGGCCTTCTCGAAGGGGCCGACGGCCTCGAAGTACTCCTCGTGCTCGAAGTGGTGGAAGCCGAGCGCGTAGTGCGTGCCGGCCACCTCGGGCTGCAGGCGCACGGCGTGGCGCAGCGCCTTGGTCGCCTCCTCGGCGCGCCCGAGCGCGCGGTAGCTCTCGCCGAGGTGCGAGAACGCCAGCGCGTAGCCCTTGTCGAACGACGTCGCGTGCTCGAGCGCCTCGACCGCCTCCCGGTGGCGGGCCAGCTTCGCGAGGGTCTTGCCCTTGCCGTCGAGCGCGTGGATCTCGTCGCCGCGCAGCTCGAGCGACTTCTCGAAGGCGTCGAGCGCGTCCTCGTAGCGGCCGAGGCGGTAGAGCGGCTCGCCCCAGCGGCGGTGCGCCTCGGCGTCGTCGGGCTTGCGGGCCACGGCCTCGGCGAAGGACGCGGCGGCGTCCTCGTCCAGCTCGATGCGCTCCTGCTGCTCGCCGACCGCGAACCAGATGTCGGACTGCTCGCCGTCGACGTCGAGTGACTTTCGGTAGGCGCGCACCGAGTCGACGGGGCGGTCCGCGCGCGCGTGCGCGAGCCCCAGCGCGTTGAGCACGTCGGTCCGCTGGGGCGACAGCTCGTGCGCCTTCTCGAGCGCCGCGGCCGCCTCACCCCAGGCCTCGACCTGGCTCCGGCTCAGCCCGAGGCGGAACCAGAGCTCGGTCTCCTTCGGGTAGAAGGGCGCGGCCCGCCCGTAGAGCTCCGCCGCGCGCGCGTGGTTGCCGATGGCCGCGTAGGCGTCGCCGCCCTCGTAGAGCGCCTTGTCGTGCTCGGGCTCGACCTCGATCACCTTCTCGAACGCCTCGGCCGCGGGGGCGTGCTCCCCGACGAGGTTCTGGCAGTGCCCCCGCCAGTACCACGCGTCGAAGAGGTCGGGCTTGTGCTCGGTGGCCCCCGCGAAGCCGCGCGCCGCGCCCTCGAGGTTGCCCTTCTCGAGGTAAGCGAGGCCGAGGTGATAGAAGGCGATGCCGTAGTTGTCCCGCAGCGAGACCGCCTTCTCGAGGTGCTCGATGGCGGGATCGAGCTGCGCCGCGTTCCGGTACGCCTTTCCGATCATGTACCGCTTGACCGGGTCGTTGGGCGCCACGAGGAGGGCGGTCTTGAGCACCTCGATCTGCTGCTCGGCTTTTCTCTTCTCCGACGGGTCCCGGTCGAAGGCGTAGCTCGTCTGCTGCGTGGTCATCGGCGGATGGGCCGATGGTAGGCGGCCGCGTCCCCGATCGGAAGGGAGATGAGACGCGAGGGTCTCGGGAGCGGGACCCCGGGCCGGATCCGGTGGGACAGGGCGAGCGCTCTCCGGGAAAACGGGGGCCTTTCAGGCCGGCACCGATGGTGCGAAAGGAAAAGCCGCCCGGCGCGCAGAGAAGCCGGGAAGATCAGCGGCGCCGCCGCGTATCTGCCAACCGTTCTCAACGCAGCATTTCAAGGAGTCGAGACCATGGGAGCCATCGCAGCCATCCTCATCGCCGGGGGCATCGTCGCCCTCATCGTGGGCGCCTTCCTCAAGTTCAAGGGAGGCAAGCTCATGAAGACCCCGTTCGCCAAGACCGGCGACGCGGCGTCCAACCCATCCGTCGCCGATCCCAAGGGTCGCGTCAGCGTCGAGGGCAACGTCGAGTGCCCGCAGCCGCTCATCGCCCCCTGCTCCGGCACCCCCTGCCTCTACTACGTGCTCAAGGTCGAGGGGTCCTGGAAGGAAGGCGACACCAACAAGTCCAAGACCTACCTCGAGGAGAAGATCGCCGCGCCCTTCTCGCTGAACGACGGCTCGGGCGCCCTGCCGATCGACGCCTCCAAGGGCGGCGACTACGACATGCAGTCCTCCTTCAACGAGACGAAGAAGGAGGGCTTCTTCGCGGACCTCAAGAACGCGGTCGGCAAGAAGGAGCCGATCATGTTCGGCAACTTCGCCTTCGAGAACCCGCCGATGAGCAAGGCGAACAAGTTCCAGTGCACCGAGCGCATCCTGCCCCTCCCCGAGAAGGCGTTCGCGCTCGGGAACCTGGAGCAGGGTGTGCTCACGTCCAAGGGCATGTTCGGCATGATGCTCTCCGCGAAGTCGCGCGACGAGATGATCGGCAGCGCGGCGAAGAACTCGAAGATGGCGTTCATCGGTGGCGCTGCGGCCGCCGGTGTCGGCCTGGTCGTGGGAGTGGTCTCCGCTCTCGTCGGCTAGGTGCTTCCATGTCTCGAAGAGGCCCCCGGGTCGGCTCGTCCGACTCGGGGGTCTCGCTTTTGGGGGTCAGGGGCGATTGGCGGTGGCGACGCGCCGCGTGCGTGACGCGATGCCCCGGCCGACGAGGGTGGGGCGGGCGCCTCCTCGTTGGCAGCTCGTTGGCAGCGCGCTTGCGTGAGCACGCGGGCCAAGGAGGAAACACCCATGAAGAAGACCCTGATCATCGGCGCCATCCTCACTCTCGGTGGCGCGCTCGCGGGCTGTGACGACCCGATCGAGGAGCGCAACGAGGAGATGGCGGAGGAGATGGCCGAGCGCAGCGAGGAGCGACGGGAGGCCGCGGGCGAGGCGCTCGAGGAGATGGCCGAGGGCGCCGGCGAGGCCAACGCCGCCCTGCGCGGCGAGAACGAGGTCGCGCAGGAGATCGAGGGCATGCGCGCGGAGGAGCAGATGGAGGACGCCATCGAGGCGCACGCGGAGGCGCGCGGCGAAGACGACTGATCCGAGCGGCCCACGTCACCGCCCCGATCGCGTGACGCTCACGCACGAACGCCCCATACTGGGGATGGTGCCGACGCGCGCAGAGTGGCAAGATCGCTGGCCGAGGCCCCCAGGTGGGCCTACTAGGGTTGGGGGGGTGACGCGCGGGCGTTCCAGCGTCGCTCCACCACCTTTCGTGGAGTGGATGCGGGTAGAGGCGAGTGAGCTCGGTGCCGAAGACACGCGTGCCGATAGGTCGTGACGACGTGAGCGGCTCGACGCCGACGCGCGGCCACGGCGCGCTCACGGCCGTGCGCGCGCTCCGGGAGGCGCTCGTGCGCGGTGACGTCGAGGGGGCCCAGGGGCTCCGGTGGCTCGCGCCCCGACCGCCCGGGGAGCGCGATCTCCTCAGCGACATGGCGGCCGCGGAGGGCGTCGGGCCGGCCGTCGAGCGTCTGTCACGGTTCTGGGCGCAGGCCCACGTGCGCTTCGAGCACGTGCGTGAGATCGACGGCAGAGAGGTGGAGGTCTACGAGCGGCTGAGCCTCCCGGGCGAGAGCCTGCCCATCGTCTCCCTGGTCCGCCGCGACGCGGGCGGCGCTCCCTGGAAGGTCGTCTGCACCAACGAAGCGCGGGACGAGCGGTTCGCGATCTGGATCTCGGTGCGCGCGCCGGAGGTGGACGAGGCGAAGCTCACCAAGAGCCTGGGCGACGCCCAGCTGCTCATGGTCGACGACGGAGGCGTGCTCGGCCACAGCACGCGCGGCTGGCTGGCGCACGTGCGCGGCCCGTTCGTGCCGGAGCCCTGGCCAGACGTCCTGCCGGGGGAGGGCGGCTACGTGGTGGAGCTGGCGACGGCGCTCGCGGCCGACGCGGTCGAGCGACGGGAGCAGCTCGAGTGGGTGCTCAGCTCGGCCAGCGGCTTCGTCGCCGCGCTCGAGGGGCAGGCGGCCATGCTGCCCGCGTCGGACAAGCTCCTGCTGCCGCAGGCGCTGTCCGCGGCGGCCGAGGGCCGGCTGACCCCCACGCAGGCCTTCCGATTCTGGGCGCGCGTCGAGGAGTCGGGTGGGCACTTCTTCACGCTCGGGCTCGGACAGCTCGGCCTGCCCGAGGTCGAGGCGCCGGTCGATCTGTTGCCGACTCCGGAGCGCACCGCGTGGCTCGTGCAGTGGATGGGCGCGACGCTCCTCGAGAAGTCGCCGATCCCCGCGCTGGGCACGGAGCTCCTGCTCGGCGACGACAGCTTCCTCGTCACGGCCGGGCGCCGTGGCCCCCGGCGCGGCAAGAGCTACGGGCGCTGGGGCGCGCTGGCCCTCGTCGGCTCCGACCCGCGGTCCATGCGAGGGAGCAGCCGGACCCGCATGCGCGTCCCGGAGCGGCTGGCCTGAGGAGGTTCTGTCTTCGGGAGGGCCTGAACGCAGGCCCTCCCCCCATGGGGCGAAGCGCCCATGGGGCCCCCCACCCGACTACGGCGATTCGCGCGCTCCGCGCGCTCTGTCGCCGACCCCAGCGGCGGGGCGCTGGGGCCCCCGCGGCTCGCGCTTTTTTTTGGGGAGGGCCTGAACGCAGGCCCTCCCCCCATGGGGCAGAGCGCCCATGGGGCCCCCCACCCGACTACGGCGATTCGCGCGCTCC from Sandaracinaceae bacterium carries:
- a CDS encoding GIDE domain-containing protein, with amino-acid sequence MGAIAAILIAGGIVALIVGAFLKFKGGKLMKTPFAKTGDAASNPSVADPKGRVSVEGNVECPQPLIAPCSGTPCLYYVLKVEGSWKEGDTNKSKTYLEEKIAAPFSLNDGSGALPIDASKGGDYDMQSSFNETKKEGFFADLKNAVGKKEPIMFGNFAFENPPMSKANKFQCTERILPLPEKAFALGNLEQGVLTSKGMFGMMLSAKSRDEMIGSAAKNSKMAFIGGAAAAGVGLVVGVVSALVG